From a region of the Gottschalkia purinilytica genome:
- a CDS encoding flavodoxin family protein, whose translation MKKLLAIMGSPRKKMNTDKLLDVVLDGIRNSEEDVDIKKVYLKDLSIYHCIGCGACEKTGKCFRKDDMDELYENFNDSDGIILASPVYFNTVASLTKAMIDRCQVYWSSKYVLKNPSIDRNKKRFGLFICVGGAPYKEDQFDACTPVIDLFFRAVNTNYKGNILVSNTDVTPTWQREDITKNAYERGIRFFEGF comes from the coding sequence ATGAAAAAACTTTTGGCTATTATGGGTAGTCCCAGAAAAAAAATGAATACAGATAAGTTATTAGATGTAGTTCTTGACGGAATTAGAAATAGTGAAGAAGATGTAGACATTAAAAAAGTATATTTAAAAGACTTAAGTATATATCATTGCATAGGATGTGGAGCATGTGAAAAAACAGGAAAATGCTTCAGAAAAGATGATATGGATGAGCTATATGAAAACTTTAATGATAGTGATGGAATAATATTAGCTTCGCCAGTGTATTTTAATACAGTAGCTAGTTTAACTAAGGCTATGATTGATAGATGTCAGGTATATTGGTCAAGTAAATATGTACTTAAAAATCCTTCTATAGACAGAAATAAAAAAAGATTTGGATTGTTTATATGTGTAGGTGGAGCTCCTTATAAAGAGGATCAATTTGACGCATGTACACCTGTTATAGATTTGTTTTTTAGAGCTGTAAATACAAACTATAAAGGAAATATTCTTGTTTCGAATACAGATGTTACTCCGACATGGCAAAGAGAAGATATAACAAAAAATGCATATGAAAGAGGAATACGATTTTTCGAAGGATTTTAA
- a CDS encoding folate family ECF transporter S component has protein sequence MKKISVSTLVTASLLTTISIVLTRVLSVMLPIAGTSSLRIDFGSIPIIITGILFGPIVGGFSGLVADVVGLIINAQGIPFPGFTISSMLWGIIPGIIYMFIKSKNSRINFNIINTIFILIISTGVVKLLYNQNIITFKNSMLYFYNNRIPNIIIAIYVIVILVLIMTPIIVSMRIKESKSIYSIDKILFTVTVSYVVISMGLNTLWLSIMFKKGFMILFPIRVLASVINIPISSVIIFTLSKYFKYSNR, from the coding sequence ATGAAAAAAATAAGTGTTTCAACACTAGTCACAGCTAGTTTACTTACAACTATAAGTATAGTTTTAACTAGAGTATTATCTGTAATGCTACCTATTGCTGGGACAAGTAGCTTGAGAATAGATTTTGGGTCTATACCTATTATTATAACAGGAATATTGTTTGGACCAATTGTAGGTGGATTTAGTGGACTTGTAGCAGATGTTGTTGGATTAATTATAAATGCACAAGGTATCCCTTTTCCTGGATTCACTATAAGTAGTATGTTATGGGGAATAATACCGGGTATCATTTATATGTTTATAAAATCTAAAAATAGTAGAATTAATTTTAATATAATTAATACAATTTTTATATTAATTATTTCTACAGGAGTTGTAAAGCTGTTATATAATCAAAATATAATAACTTTTAAAAATAGCATGCTTTATTTTTATAACAATAGAATACCTAATATAATTATAGCTATATATGTTATTGTTATTTTGGTACTTATAATGACACCTATAATAGTAAGTATGAGAATTAAGGAAAGCAAATCTATTTATTCTATAGATAAAATATTATTTACAGTGACTGTATCTTATGTTGTTATATCGATGGGATTAAATACTTTATGGTTAAGTATTATGTTTAAAAAAGGATTTATGATACTGTTTCCTATTAGAGTATTAGCTTCAGTTATTAACATACCTATAAGTTCAGTAATAATATTTACTTTATCAAAATATTTCAAGTATTCAAATCGATAA
- a CDS encoding restriction endonuclease, producing the protein MEFKGIFNNVISSTKRFNNNLKIKKFYTEKTGNGKSYIASSMDKALLSFLIWIFIFVYIYYKSNSFFLSTIISTQFIILYIILIRKINKRKLEKNIENIDKSIILNKVYKDIIDYSPDEFVNYIKDVLEKCTLKDTQILNKKDIDLIGILNEKKLGIKCYQHNKEHNVSVSNVRSFFLELRELNIDEGIIITTSDFSDEAVEFSNKVKEHKKIKLINLNNFLNIMKKANMYPSKKQINEMILEEISDNKKRIKDYGKNVISQSNMKKCFILGIVLLAFSKITPFAKYYRIVAYVLIFLGLVSLIKSIIIKIQDKSMENIDEEDSFI; encoded by the coding sequence ATGGAATTTAAAGGTATTTTTAACAATGTGATAAGTTCAACTAAACGATTTAATAATAATCTAAAAATTAAGAAATTTTACACAGAGAAAACAGGTAATGGAAAGTCGTACATTGCATCTTCTATGGACAAAGCACTATTAAGCTTTTTAATTTGGATTTTTATATTTGTTTATATTTACTATAAGTCTAATAGTTTTTTCCTTTCTACTATTATTTCTACTCAATTCATAATTTTATATATAATATTAATAAGAAAAATAAATAAGAGAAAACTTGAAAAAAATATAGAGAATATAGATAAAAGCATAATATTAAATAAAGTATATAAAGATATAATAGATTATTCACCAGATGAATTTGTTAATTATATTAAGGATGTTTTAGAAAAGTGTACTTTAAAGGATACACAAATCTTAAATAAAAAAGACATAGATTTGATAGGTATACTTAATGAAAAGAAGTTAGGAATAAAATGTTATCAACATAATAAGGAACACAATGTCAGTGTATCTAATGTAAGAAGTTTTTTCCTAGAATTAAGAGAACTAAATATTGATGAAGGAATAATAATAACTACTTCGGATTTTTCTGACGAAGCTGTTGAATTTTCAAATAAAGTTAAAGAACATAAAAAAATAAAGCTTATAAATCTAAATAATTTTTTAAATATAATGAAAAAAGCGAATATGTATCCTTCTAAGAAACAGATAAATGAAATGATATTAGAGGAAATATCAGATAATAAAAAAAGAATAAAAGATTATGGAAAAAATGTAATATCACAAAGCAATATGAAAAAATGCTTTATACTAGGAATAGTATTATTAGCTTTTAGTAAGATAACACCTTTCGCCAAATATTATAGAATTGTTGCATATGTTTTAATTTTTTTAGGTTTAGTATCTCTAATTAAATCTATAATAATTAAGATACAAGATAAAAGTATGGAAAATATTGATGAAGAAGATAGTTTTATATAG
- a CDS encoding DUF3221 domain-containing protein, translating into MKRLLWIIIVFSLLITVGYQRKENTNNNTVNSKQIAKIVKGKSNYKVGIRGVVKSITLEKDGINLLLEGNLEKDTLYDKASVYVDVDTMIQKDDLKRLFKYSDINTGDTVEVIFEGSVAESYPVKGKAKKVKIISENNKSSKENNI; encoded by the coding sequence ATGAAAAGATTATTATGGATTATAATTGTTTTTTCACTGCTCATAACAGTAGGATATCAACGAAAAGAAAATACAAATAATAATACTGTAAATTCTAAACAAATAGCAAAAATAGTAAAAGGTAAAAGTAATTATAAAGTTGGAATTAGAGGTGTTGTTAAGAGTATTACTTTAGAAAAAGATGGTATTAATCTGTTATTAGAGGGAAATCTAGAGAAAGATACTTTATATGACAAAGCATCTGTTTATGTTGATGTTGATACAATGATACAGAAAGATGATTTAAAAAGATTATTTAAGTATTCAGATATAAACACAGGTGATACAGTTGAAGTTATTTTTGAAGGATCCGTTGCCGAATCTTATCCTGTAAAGGGGAAAGCAAAAAAAGTAAAAATAATTAGTGAAAATAACAAAAGTTCTAAAGAAAACAATATTTGA
- a CDS encoding TIGR01906 family membrane protein, protein MKLTKLFVLFFVVLLPVTLLLTTVDMVTFNEKYFSDKYEEYDISKKTGMNKEDLSRVTKKLLNYIKGEDDDIKISATINGQNRQVFNEKEILHMKDVKDLFEKGHMIRNISLIVVILCLAIILILERKKIGKYLMILSIYPLGIMGILALLMYIDFDKYFTYFHLLFFKNDLWLLDPSKDILIQMLPQEFFYSIAYKISFIFILELVILLIVGFILNKKFNRRKFIF, encoded by the coding sequence ATGAAATTAACAAAACTATTCGTACTATTTTTTGTCGTACTTTTACCAGTTACGTTATTATTAACTACTGTAGATATGGTTACATTTAATGAAAAATATTTTTCAGATAAATATGAAGAATATGATATATCAAAGAAAACGGGAATGAATAAAGAGGATCTTTCTAGAGTTACAAAAAAACTATTAAATTATATAAAAGGAGAAGATGACGATATAAAGATATCTGCTACTATAAATGGACAAAACAGACAGGTTTTTAATGAGAAAGAGATATTACATATGAAAGATGTAAAAGATTTGTTTGAAAAAGGACATATGATAAGAAATATTTCTTTAATTGTTGTTATTCTCTGTTTAGCTATAATATTAATATTAGAAAGAAAAAAAATAGGAAAGTATCTTATGATATTATCTATTTATCCTTTAGGTATTATGGGAATATTAGCTTTACTTATGTATATAGATTTTGATAAATATTTTACTTATTTTCATTTATTATTTTTTAAAAACGACTTATGGCTTTTAGATCCTAGTAAAGATATTTTGATACAGATGCTACCACAAGAATTTTTCTATAGTATTGCATATAAAATATCGTTTATATTTATATTAGAACTAGTGATCCTTCTAATAGTAGGATTTATATTGAACAAAAAATTTAATAGAAGAAAATTTATATTTTAA
- a CDS encoding endolytic transglycosylase MltG — MKQNKNGLYLILLGVGIGFVITSLLSTLFTKPKYVEYSEEEIIQKARDLGMVSLKEKIEKNEKNEKKEINNSKKDTTEEVINKEKDIKNNYIKFTINPGDTSDIIVKNLHSKGIVEDKEKLSQMIIGKNLQRKFQRGTYTVSKDMSYEQLISILTQINY; from the coding sequence GTGAAACAAAACAAAAATGGATTATATCTTATATTGTTAGGAGTAGGAATAGGATTTGTAATAACTAGTCTTTTATCAACACTTTTTACAAAACCTAAATACGTAGAATATTCAGAAGAAGAAATAATTCAAAAAGCAAGGGACTTAGGAATGGTTTCTTTGAAAGAAAAAATTGAAAAAAATGAAAAGAATGAGAAAAAGGAGATTAATAATTCTAAAAAAGATACAACTGAAGAAGTTATTAATAAAGAAAAAGATATTAAAAATAACTATATTAAGTTTACTATAAATCCAGGAGATACAAGTGATATTATAGTAAAAAACTTACATAGTAAAGGTATTGTAGAAGATAAAGAAAAGTTAAGTCAAATGATTATAGGCAAAAATTTACAAAGAAAATTTCAACGTGGTACATATACAGTTTCAAAGGATATGAGTTATGAGCAACTGATAAGTATTTTAACACAAATTAATTATTAA
- the asnA gene encoding aspartate--ammonia ligase, with product MGISLIVPEGYKPSLDVISTEIAIKKLKDFFEAELANELKLIRVSAPLFVRSASGLNDDLNGIEKPVSFTVPSDDNAKLEIVHSLAKWKRMALGKYNFETGRGLYTDMNAIRPDEDLDNIHSIYVDQWDWEKVLNKEERTEETLINTIKSIFKVFKKTEDYICNLYPQLNRMLPDEISIITSQELEDKYPTLTPKEREHAIAKEKKAVFITKIGHVLASGEKHDGRAPDYDDWNLNGDIIFWNPILNQGLELSSMGIRVSEESLIEQLKIANCEERLNLEYHKLLSEKKLPYTIGGGIGQSRICMYFLQKAHIGEVQASIWPECMIEECKKSNIFLL from the coding sequence ATGGGAATAAGCTTAATAGTACCTGAGGGTTATAAGCCTAGTTTAGATGTAATAAGCACAGAAATTGCTATAAAAAAATTAAAAGATTTTTTTGAAGCAGAGCTAGCAAATGAACTTAAACTAATAAGAGTCTCAGCTCCACTATTTGTTAGGTCAGCTTCTGGACTTAATGATGATTTAAATGGAATAGAAAAGCCAGTATCTTTTACAGTTCCAAGTGATGATAATGCAAAGTTAGAAATAGTACATTCTTTAGCTAAGTGGAAAAGAATGGCTCTTGGTAAGTATAACTTTGAAACTGGAAGGGGTTTATATACAGATATGAATGCAATTAGACCAGATGAAGATTTGGATAATATCCATTCTATATATGTTGACCAATGGGACTGGGAAAAAGTTTTAAATAAGGAAGAAAGAACAGAAGAAACTTTAATAAATACAATTAAGTCAATTTTTAAAGTTTTTAAAAAAACAGAAGACTATATATGTAACTTATATCCTCAGTTAAATAGAATGTTACCAGATGAAATATCAATCATAACATCACAAGAATTAGAAGATAAATATCCTACACTTACACCAAAGGAAAGAGAGCATGCTATAGCTAAAGAGAAAAAAGCTGTATTTATAACTAAGATAGGACATGTACTAGCATCAGGAGAAAAACATGATGGACGTGCTCCAGATTATGATGATTGGAACTTAAATGGAGATATTATATTTTGGAATCCTATTTTAAATCAAGGATTAGAACTTTCATCCATGGGTATTAGGGTTAGTGAAGAATCGCTAATAGAACAACTAAAGATTGCTAACTGTGAAGAAAGATTAAACTTAGAGTATCATAAATTACTTTCAGAAAAAAAGCTTCCATATACTATAGGTGGAGGTATAGGACAATCTAGAATATGCATGTATTTTTTACAAAAAGCACATATAGGGGAAGTGCAAGCTTCAATTTGGCCTGAATGTATGATTGAAGAGTGTAAGAAGTCAAATATTTTCTTATTATAA
- a CDS encoding amino acid ABC transporter ATP-binding protein, giving the protein MIEVSNLNKKFDKLHVLKGIDTTIEKGEVVVVIGPSGSGKSTFLRCLNLLEQPTSGEIKFENISITDKNTNIDKLRQKMGMVFQQFNLFPHMTVLENITLAPIKLKGLSKEEAENIAYDLLRRIGLEDKASTYPNNLSGGQKQRIAIARALAMSPDVMLFDEPTSALDPEMVGEVLEVMKGLAKEGMTMVVVTHEMGFAKEVGDRVLFMDEGKIVEEGKPEEVFGNPKNERTKNFLAKVLV; this is encoded by the coding sequence GTGATAGAAGTATCTAACTTAAATAAAAAGTTTGATAAATTACATGTATTAAAAGGTATTGATACAACAATAGAAAAAGGAGAAGTTGTTGTTGTTATTGGACCTAGTGGATCAGGAAAAAGTACTTTTCTAAGATGTTTAAATCTACTTGAGCAACCAACTAGTGGAGAAATAAAGTTTGAAAATATTTCTATAACTGATAAGAATACAAACATAGATAAGTTAAGACAAAAAATGGGTATGGTTTTTCAACAGTTTAATTTATTTCCACATATGACTGTATTAGAAAACATAACTCTTGCACCAATAAAATTAAAAGGATTAAGCAAAGAAGAGGCAGAAAATATTGCTTATGATTTGCTAAGAAGAATTGGACTAGAAGATAAGGCTTCTACTTATCCTAACAATCTTTCTGGTGGTCAAAAACAAAGAATTGCAATAGCTAGAGCGTTAGCTATGTCACCTGATGTTATGTTATTTGATGAACCAACTTCAGCACTAGATCCTGAAATGGTCGGAGAAGTTTTAGAAGTTATGAAAGGCTTAGCAAAAGAAGGAATGACAATGGTAGTTGTAACACATGAGATGGGATTTGCAAAAGAAGTTGGAGATAGAGTTCTGTTTATGGATGAAGGTAAAATAGTAGAAGAAGGAAAGCCTGAAGAAGTCTTTGGAAATCCTAAAAACGAAAGAACTAAGAACTTTTTAGCAAAAGTTTTAGTATAA
- a CDS encoding amino acid ABC transporter permease: protein MDFSFLSNYYKFFIVGVKNTILLSILAVFLGTILGTILALMKISKNKPLKLVSSAYIEFVRGTPLLVQLYIIYFALPFDFTEITAGAIALSLNSAAYVAEIIRSGIEAIESGQMEAARSLGMSHTMSMRYIIIPQAVKNIIPVLGNEFVTIIKESSIVSVIGATELMYNVDTIRGNTYNAIGPLAVGAILYFVLTFTLSKIVGRIERRMKASDRSI from the coding sequence TTGGACTTTTCGTTTTTAAGTAATTATTATAAATTCTTTATAGTAGGTGTGAAAAATACAATATTATTATCTATATTAGCAGTATTTCTTGGAACTATATTAGGAACTATATTAGCCTTAATGAAAATATCTAAAAACAAACCACTTAAATTAGTTTCTAGTGCTTATATAGAATTTGTAAGAGGTACGCCTCTTTTAGTACAATTATATATAATATATTTTGCTTTACCTTTTGATTTTACAGAAATTACAGCAGGGGCAATAGCATTATCACTAAATAGTGCTGCTTATGTAGCTGAGATAATAAGATCTGGTATTGAAGCTATTGAGAGTGGACAAATGGAAGCAGCTAGATCACTTGGAATGAGTCATACTATGTCCATGAGATATATAATTATTCCTCAAGCAGTAAAAAATATAATACCTGTATTGGGAAATGAATTTGTAACTATAATAAAAGAATCATCTATAGTATCAGTTATAGGGGCGACAGAGCTTATGTACAATGTAGATACGATTAGAGGAAATACTTATAATGCTATAGGACCTTTAGCAGTAGGTGCTATACTATACTTTGTATTGACATTTACACTATCAAAAATAGTTGGACGTATAGAAAGGAGGATGAAGGCTAGTGATAGAAGTATCTAA
- a CDS encoding transporter substrate-binding domain-containing protein: protein MFGKKANKIIALFIIGIMTIGFAGCSNQTGTKEGKTEIEKIKESGKIVLGTSADYPPFEFHKEVNGKDTIVGFDIEIAKEIAKDLNVELEIKEMSFDPLIMALQNNKIDMVLAGMTPDKERAKKVDFSDKYFFGKHYIVINGKNKDSIKTLEDLKGKTIGVQKGAVQQKIAQKEISGAKLKPLVKVPDLILQLRSNKVDAVLIEDIVAKSYVENNKDLVLPGIEFKDKEGGYSVALRKNNKELVESINKTIKRLQKEGLIDKYFEEANKMSK from the coding sequence ATGTTTGGAAAAAAAGCTAATAAAATTATAGCTTTATTTATTATTGGAATAATGACTATAGGATTTGCTGGATGTTCAAATCAAACAGGAACTAAAGAAGGAAAAACGGAAATAGAAAAAATAAAAGAATCAGGAAAAATAGTTTTAGGAACAAGTGCAGATTATCCGCCATTTGAGTTTCATAAAGAAGTTAATGGTAAAGATACTATAGTTGGATTTGATATTGAAATAGCTAAAGAAATAGCTAAAGATTTAAACGTAGAGCTAGAAATAAAAGAAATGTCTTTTGATCCGCTTATAATGGCTTTACAAAATAATAAAATAGATATGGTTTTAGCAGGTATGACACCAGATAAAGAAAGAGCAAAAAAAGTTGATTTTTCAGATAAATATTTCTTTGGTAAACACTATATAGTAATAAATGGTAAAAATAAAGATAGTATAAAGACATTAGAAGATTTAAAAGGAAAAACTATAGGTGTACAAAAAGGTGCTGTGCAACAAAAGATAGCGCAAAAAGAAATAAGTGGGGCAAAACTTAAGCCACTAGTAAAAGTGCCTGATTTGATATTACAATTAAGATCTAATAAAGTAGATGCAGTATTGATTGAAGACATTGTTGCTAAATCATATGTAGAGAATAATAAAGACTTAGTTTTACCAGGAATAGAATTTAAAGATAAAGAAGGCGGATACTCAGTAGCTCTTAGAAAGAATAATAAGGAACTAGTAGAATCTATAAATAAAACAATTAAAAGACTTCAAAAAGAAGGTCTTATAGATAAATATTTTGAAGAAGCAAATAAAATGTCAAAATAG
- a CDS encoding DUF3006 domain-containing protein encodes MKGIIDRFEGDLAIVELENDKMININIKKLPSEAKEGSVIIIEDEIITIDKEETKKREEHIKKLLDDIFE; translated from the coding sequence ATGAAGGGAATAATTGATAGGTTTGAAGGGGACTTAGCCATAGTGGAATTGGAAAATGATAAAATGATAAACATTAATATAAAAAAGCTACCTTCTGAGGCTAAAGAAGGTAGTGTGATAATAATAGAAGACGAGATAATAACTATTGATAAAGAAGAAACAAAAAAAAGAGAAGAACATATTAAGAAGCTTTTAGATGATATATTTGAATAA
- a CDS encoding MBL fold metallo-hydrolase — protein MNKIFKSRLILLFITVILLLSITLSGCNVQDSSNEVGKDQLAVHFIDVGQADSILIQFPNGQTSLIDGGNRDDKDLVVNYIKEQGIKKIDYLIATHPHEDHIGGLPEVINTFEIGKIYMPKKSANTKIFERVVKSIKDKGLKATVAKGGIDIINDNDLKFKIIAPNSDNYSDTNEYSIVNKLEYKNISFLFTGDAEKESEEEMLNLGYNLSSDVLKVGHHGSRTSTSDKFLKAVNPKYGVISLGKNNDYGHPHKEAIDTLKNNNVNILRTDELGTIRIISDGEKLILPKNIESNTVQNTTVEKSIYIGNKNTNVYHSEECSRLPNEKNRVIFNTKEEAEKSGYRPDKQCVK, from the coding sequence ATGAACAAAATTTTTAAATCAAGATTAATACTATTATTTATAACAGTTATCTTACTATTATCAATTACATTATCAGGATGTAATGTACAAGATTCTTCAAATGAAGTTGGAAAAGATCAGTTAGCAGTTCATTTTATAGATGTAGGACAAGCAGATAGCATATTAATACAATTTCCTAATGGACAAACGTCCCTAATTGATGGAGGAAATAGAGATGATAAAGATTTAGTTGTAAATTATATAAAGGAACAAGGAATAAAAAAGATAGACTATTTAATAGCAACTCATCCTCATGAGGATCATATTGGAGGTTTGCCAGAAGTTATAAATACTTTTGAAATAGGAAAAATATATATGCCTAAGAAATCTGCAAATACTAAGATTTTTGAAAGAGTTGTAAAATCAATTAAAGATAAAGGGTTAAAAGCCACTGTAGCAAAAGGTGGAATAGATATAATAAATGATAATGATTTAAAATTTAAAATAATAGCTCCAAATTCTGATAACTACTCTGATACTAATGAATATTCAATAGTTAATAAATTAGAGTATAAGAACATATCATTTCTTTTTACGGGAGACGCTGAAAAAGAGTCAGAGGAGGAGATGTTAAACTTAGGATATAATTTATCATCAGATGTATTGAAAGTAGGTCATCATGGAAGTAGAACTTCAACTTCTGATAAATTTTTAAAAGCAGTAAATCCTAAATACGGTGTAATATCACTAGGTAAAAATAATGATTATGGACATCCTCACAAAGAAGCTATTGATACCCTTAAAAATAACAATGTGAATATACTTAGAACTGACGAATTAGGTACTATAAGAATAATATCAGATGGTGAAAAACTAATATTACCTAAAAATATAGAAAGTAATACAGTACAGAATACAACTGTAGAAAAAAGCATATATATAGGCAATAAAAACACGAATGTATACCACTCTGAAGAATGTAGTAGATTACCAAACGAAAAAAACAGAGTAATTTTTAACACCAAAGAAGAAGCAGAGAAAAGTGGATATCGACCAGATAAACAATGTGTAAAATAG